The following proteins are co-located in the Microcystis wesenbergii NRERC-220 genome:
- the atpH gene encoding ATP synthase F1 subunit delta: protein MQGSLISSEIAEPYAQALLSVAQSSGQLEAIGGEIKSLLELLENAPDLRAFIGNPVIKEEAKKAVLSQVMGSSANPYLTNFMMLLVDKRRIQFLEPVCQQYLTLARVLTNTVLAEVSSATELNDSQKQIVIDKVKTLTGANVVELKTKVDASLIGGVVIKVGSQVFDASIRGQLQRLSLSLR from the coding sequence ATGCAGGGAAGTTTAATCAGTTCAGAAATCGCCGAACCCTACGCCCAAGCATTACTTTCCGTCGCCCAAAGCAGCGGACAATTAGAAGCGATCGGCGGCGAAATTAAATCCCTCTTAGAATTGTTGGAAAATGCCCCCGATCTAAGAGCTTTTATCGGCAATCCCGTCATCAAAGAAGAAGCTAAAAAAGCCGTTCTTTCCCAAGTAATGGGGAGCAGCGCCAACCCCTATTTAACTAACTTCATGATGTTATTGGTCGATAAACGTCGGATTCAATTTTTAGAACCCGTTTGTCAACAATATCTCACCCTGGCTAGAGTGCTGACTAACACCGTTTTAGCGGAAGTTTCCTCGGCCACCGAATTGAACGATAGCCAAAAACAAATCGTCATCGACAAAGTGAAAACCCTAACCGGGGCAAATGTGGTCGAACTGAAAACTAAAGTTGATGCCAGCCTCATCGGTGGTGTGGTGATCAAAGTCGGTTCTCAGGTCTTTGATGCCAGCATTCGCGGTCAACTACAACGCCTCAGCCTCTCCCTGCGCTAA
- the atpA gene encoding F0F1 ATP synthase subunit alpha: protein MVAIRPDEISTIIRQQIESYNQEVQVSNVGTVLQVGDGTARIYGLQQAMSGELLEFEDGTVGIALNLEEDNVGAVLMGDGFGIKEGGTVKATGKIAQVPVGEALVGRVVDALGRPIDGKGDILASETRLVESPAPGIVARKSVCEPMQTGITAIDAMIPVGRGQRELIIGDRKTGKTAIAIDTIINQKSEDVICVYVAIGQKASTVAQVIDTLTQRGAMDYTVVVAANANDPATLQYIAPYTGASIAEYFMYKGKATLVIYDDLTKQAQAYRQLSLLMRRPPGREAYPGDVFYLHSRLLERAAKLSDALGGGSMTALPIIETQAGDVSAYIPTNVISITDGQIFLSTDLFNAGFRPAINAGISVSRVGSAAQTKAMKKVAGKLKLELAQFDELEAFAQFASDLDAATQAQLARGQRLRQILKQPQNFPLSVWEQVAVVYAGLNGYLDDIATDKVIDFCTGLREYLKTSKPRYVEIVSTEKQLNDEAEGLLKDGINEYKQAFK, encoded by the coding sequence ATGGTAGCTATCAGACCCGACGAAATTAGCACGATTATTCGTCAACAGATCGAATCCTATAACCAAGAAGTACAGGTCTCCAACGTGGGAACCGTCCTACAAGTAGGTGACGGTACTGCCCGCATCTACGGCCTACAACAGGCCATGTCGGGAGAACTATTAGAATTTGAAGATGGAACCGTCGGTATCGCCCTTAACCTCGAAGAAGATAACGTCGGCGCGGTGTTAATGGGTGACGGTTTCGGGATCAAAGAAGGCGGTACGGTGAAAGCTACCGGTAAAATCGCTCAGGTTCCCGTGGGTGAAGCCTTAGTCGGCCGCGTGGTTGATGCTCTCGGTCGTCCCATCGACGGGAAAGGGGACATCCTCGCCAGCGAAACCCGTCTGGTGGAATCCCCCGCCCCCGGTATTGTCGCTCGCAAATCCGTCTGTGAACCGATGCAAACCGGCATTACCGCTATCGATGCCATGATTCCCGTCGGTCGTGGCCAACGGGAGTTGATTATCGGTGACAGAAAAACTGGTAAAACAGCGATCGCCATTGACACGATCATTAACCAGAAAAGCGAAGACGTGATCTGTGTCTATGTCGCCATCGGTCAAAAAGCCTCCACCGTCGCCCAAGTAATCGACACCCTCACCCAAAGAGGCGCCATGGATTACACCGTGGTGGTGGCCGCTAACGCTAACGACCCCGCCACCCTCCAGTATATCGCCCCCTACACCGGAGCTTCGATCGCCGAATACTTCATGTATAAAGGCAAAGCGACCCTAGTTATCTATGATGACCTCACCAAACAGGCTCAAGCTTATCGTCAGCTATCCCTGCTCATGCGTCGTCCTCCCGGTCGGGAAGCTTACCCCGGCGACGTTTTCTATCTCCACTCCCGTTTACTAGAACGTGCCGCTAAACTCAGCGATGCCCTCGGTGGTGGTAGCATGACCGCCCTGCCGATTATCGAAACCCAAGCCGGTGACGTTTCTGCCTACATTCCCACCAATGTAATTTCGATTACTGACGGTCAGATATTCCTCTCCACCGACCTCTTTAACGCTGGTTTCCGTCCCGCAATTAACGCTGGTATTTCCGTATCCCGCGTCGGTTCGGCGGCCCAAACGAAAGCAATGAAGAAAGTTGCTGGTAAATTAAAACTCGAATTAGCCCAGTTTGACGAATTAGAAGCTTTTGCTCAATTCGCTTCTGACCTTGATGCGGCCACCCAAGCACAACTCGCTCGCGGTCAACGTCTGCGTCAAATCCTGAAACAGCCCCAAAACTTCCCCCTCTCCGTTTGGGAACAGGTGGCGGTGGTTTATGCCGGTTTAAACGGTTATCTCGACGATATCGCCACCGATAAAGTTATCGATTTCTGCACCGGTTTACGCGAATACCTGAAAACCAGCAAACCTCGCTACGTTGAGATCGTCAGCACTGAAAAACAACTCAACGACGAAGCAGAAGGCCTGCTCAAAGATGGCATCAACGAGTACAAACAGGCTTTCAAGTAA
- a CDS encoding NAD(P)/FAD-dependent oxidoreductase — MTDSIPKICILGGGFGGLYTALRLSQLPWPDQHPPQITLIDKNDRFLFSPLLYELVTSELQSWEIAPPFSELLANTPVDFQQGTVTAIDVNNHKITLDNQNDICYDRLVIALGGQSSLDFLPGARTHAIPFRSLEDAYRLRDRLKTLEQSDRDKIRVAIIGGGYSGVELACKLADRLGERGRIRLIERNSDILGPSTQFNRDTAKKALEKRLVWLDLETTVADIQADRLSLDYKGQIDNIPVDLILWTVSPIASPLLANLPLAHNERKLLKVNQYLQTVENPSIYAIGDAADSRDQEDKPYAATAQVALQQSDYCAWNIWASFHDKPALPFRYQPLGEMLTLGVDEATISGLGLELAGPLAHLTRRLVYLYRLPTLNHQIAVAFNWITQPLLSLISE; from the coding sequence ATGACTGACTCAATCCCAAAAATTTGTATTCTCGGTGGTGGTTTTGGTGGACTCTATACTGCTTTACGTTTGAGTCAATTGCCTTGGCCCGATCAACACCCCCCTCAAATTACCTTAATTGATAAAAACGATCGCTTTTTATTTTCTCCCCTTCTCTACGAATTAGTCACCTCAGAACTGCAATCCTGGGAAATTGCTCCCCCTTTCAGCGAATTGCTCGCTAATACCCCCGTTGACTTCCAACAGGGAACCGTCACGGCGATCGATGTTAATAATCATAAAATAACCCTTGACAATCAAAACGATATATGCTACGACCGCCTCGTGATCGCCCTCGGTGGTCAATCTTCCCTTGACTTCCTACCCGGGGCCAGAACCCACGCTATCCCCTTTCGTAGTCTAGAGGATGCCTATCGTCTTCGGGATCGACTCAAAACCCTAGAACAATCCGATCGCGATAAAATTCGGGTCGCCATTATCGGGGGCGGTTATAGCGGCGTAGAATTAGCCTGTAAGCTGGCCGATCGCCTCGGAGAAAGGGGAAGAATTCGTCTGATCGAAAGAAATAGCGATATTCTCGGACCTTCAACCCAATTTAACCGCGACACCGCCAAAAAAGCCCTAGAAAAACGTCTGGTTTGGTTAGACCTAGAAACCACCGTCGCCGATATCCAAGCGGATCGCCTCTCCCTTGACTACAAGGGACAGATAGACAATATCCCCGTTGATCTAATTCTCTGGACCGTTAGTCCGATCGCCTCCCCACTGCTCGCTAATTTGCCTTTAGCACATAATGAGCGCAAATTACTAAAAGTTAATCAATATTTACAAACTGTCGAAAACCCCAGTATCTACGCGATCGGCGATGCGGCCGATAGTCGCGATCAAGAGGATAAACCCTACGCTGCCACGGCCCAGGTCGCCCTTCAACAGTCCGACTACTGCGCTTGGAATATTTGGGCGAGTTTCCACGATAAACCAGCTTTACCCTTCCGTTATCAACCTTTAGGCGAAATGTTGACCCTCGGAGTCGATGAAGCTACCATTAGCGGTTTAGGACTAGAATTAGCCGGTCCCCTTGCCCATCTTACCCGTCGCTTAGTCTATCTCTACCGTCTGCCCACCCTCAACCATCAAATCGCCGTAGCATTCAACTGGATTACCCAACCGCTTCTATCCCTCATTTCTGAGTAA
- a CDS encoding FkbM family methyltransferase, which yields MSIKSRLKNLIHELSLQTYKKVSPDSFPAGWDVASDIERICHHQQPRIIFDVGANIGQTGSYFHQKFPQADILCFEPIKETFAQLSQKFADNQRIRCFPIALGEQPSEKTIILNSNSQKNSLTDALNRPIGENQGQSTDKTEAITIDSLDNFCQAQGIDRIDLLKMDTEGYELQVLAGATNFLEERKIAMILSEVGFRPSDFRHTFFTKIYDQLYQKGFRFNGLYDLSYWSPYPYEGLIYCNALFVNANLIKNRFY from the coding sequence ATGAGCATTAAAAGCCGGCTGAAAAATTTGATTCATGAATTGAGTCTTCAGACTTACAAGAAAGTTTCCCCCGATTCCTTCCCTGCTGGTTGGGATGTGGCCTCAGATATAGAAAGAATTTGTCATCACCAGCAACCAAGGATTATTTTTGATGTCGGGGCCAATATTGGACAAACAGGTAGTTACTTTCATCAAAAATTTCCTCAAGCTGATATTCTTTGTTTCGAGCCAATCAAGGAAACTTTTGCCCAATTATCTCAAAAATTTGCTGATAATCAGCGAATTCGCTGTTTTCCGATCGCTTTAGGCGAGCAACCTTCAGAAAAAACAATTATCTTAAACTCTAATTCTCAAAAAAACTCCCTCACCGATGCCTTAAACCGGCCCATAGGCGAGAATCAAGGCCAATCCACCGACAAAACAGAAGCAATTACAATTGATAGCTTAGATAATTTTTGTCAAGCTCAGGGGATAGATAGGATAGACCTGCTTAAAATGGATACAGAGGGTTATGAGCTACAGGTTTTAGCTGGAGCAACCAATTTTCTAGAAGAGAGAAAAATTGCCATGATTCTTTCAGAAGTTGGGTTTCGTCCCTCCGATTTTCGCCATACATTTTTTACAAAAATTTACGACCAATTGTATCAAAAAGGCTTTCGTTTTAATGGTCTATACGATTTATCCTATTGGTCTCCCTATCCCTATGAAGGACTAATTTACTGTAACGCTTTATTCGTCAATGCCAATCTGATCAAAAATCGCTTTTACTAA
- a CDS encoding lysophospholipid acyltransferase family protein, with protein sequence MTLLTPLSTSRLILDTTRTGLFTVGQENLPSQGVAIVVSNHRSFLDAPILIQALGKTLPIACHHYMGKTPLLRELIGELGCFPFDTPEKRHQTFFRQATDFLQSGRWIGLFPEGGSPMLNLTPPRQISRFQSGFAHLALRCPVENLSVLPVAILSESETAISPFPVRLLRWLDTTEPLFDQDGWHPVVFYHRVKVAIGRPYRITESDRSDYQGKQGKKAINRLIGHCQSEISDLLLKG encoded by the coding sequence TTGATACCACACGCACGGGCCTGTTTACCGTCGGTCAAGAAAATCTACCCAGCCAAGGAGTGGCGATCGTGGTAAGTAACCATCGCAGCTTTTTGGACGCGCCGATCTTAATTCAAGCTTTGGGCAAAACTCTCCCGATCGCCTGTCATCACTACATGGGAAAAACGCCGCTTTTGCGGGAATTAATCGGAGAATTGGGCTGTTTTCCCTTTGATACCCCCGAAAAACGCCACCAGACTTTTTTTCGGCAAGCAACGGATTTTTTACAGTCCGGACGATGGATCGGTTTATTTCCAGAAGGTGGCTCGCCGATGTTAAATTTGACTCCTCCTCGTCAAATTAGCCGTTTTCAAAGCGGATTTGCCCATTTAGCTCTGCGTTGTCCCGTGGAGAATCTATCGGTCTTACCTGTGGCTATTCTCTCTGAGTCGGAAACTGCTATTAGTCCTTTTCCCGTGCGTTTGCTACGCTGGTTAGATACCACGGAACCTTTATTCGATCAAGATGGTTGGCATCCCGTTGTATTTTATCATCGTGTCAAGGTGGCGATCGGTCGTCCCTACCGAATTACTGAAAGCGATCGCTCAGATTATCAAGGTAAACAAGGAAAAAAAGCGATTAATCGTTTAATTGGTCATTGTCAGTCGGAAATTAGCGATTTATTGCTGAAAGGGTAA
- a CDS encoding F0F1 ATP synthase subunit B encodes MIIDTILLLATEAKEAAAEGFGINTDILGTNLFNLSILLGLVIFYGRKVLGQILGERQSKIAEALAEAENRKNIAATALAEEQKKLALAKQEAEKIIDNSRSRAKAVTADIAAQAELDIQRMRESAAKDLSAEQDRVLVELRQRITALALANVESQLSAGLEESVQQTLIDRSLANLGGK; translated from the coding sequence ATGATCATCGACACAATTTTATTATTAGCCACGGAGGCGAAGGAAGCGGCAGCAGAGGGATTCGGCATCAACACCGATATCTTAGGAACTAACCTATTTAACCTCTCGATTCTGCTCGGTTTAGTCATCTTCTACGGCCGCAAAGTTCTCGGACAAATCCTCGGAGAACGTCAGTCGAAGATTGCTGAAGCTTTAGCCGAAGCTGAAAACCGGAAAAATATTGCCGCTACCGCCCTCGCCGAAGAACAGAAAAAACTCGCCCTGGCAAAACAAGAGGCGGAAAAAATTATCGATAACTCTCGATCTAGAGCTAAAGCTGTCACCGCCGACATCGCCGCCCAAGCCGAACTCGATATTCAAAGAATGCGCGAAAGTGCCGCTAAAGATCTCTCGGCGGAACAGGATCGCGTTTTAGTAGAATTACGCCAAAGAATTACCGCTTTAGCCTTAGCTAATGTGGAATCCCAATTAAGCGCCGGCCTGGAAGAATCGGTACAACAAACCCTAATTGATCGCAGTTTGGCCAACCTAGGAGGTAAATAG
- a CDS encoding GAF domain-containing protein — MEKLTNLDRLAEEILGLIPTETVIIALFDGDSIDYCAGAGKNTGAIVGKRGDIATSGLCTVVYQGSCPVVVGQTLGDNRIRQDIAVALGIKTALAVPIRVNNQLFGAVMLLNRLDGQELTDRDSLLVEEYLCSWPDS; from the coding sequence ATGGAAAAATTAACTAATCTCGATCGCTTGGCTGAAGAAATTTTAGGTTTAATTCCAACAGAAACGGTTATCATTGCCCTATTTGACGGTGATAGTATTGATTATTGCGCGGGTGCGGGTAAAAACACCGGGGCAATTGTCGGCAAAAGGGGTGATATTGCCACGTCGGGATTGTGTACGGTGGTTTACCAGGGTAGTTGTCCGGTGGTGGTGGGACAAACCCTAGGAGATAATCGCATTCGTCAGGATATAGCGGTGGCTTTGGGGATAAAAACGGCTTTAGCTGTGCCAATTAGGGTTAATAATCAGTTATTTGGCGCAGTAATGCTTTTAAACCGTCTCGATGGTCAGGAATTGACCGATCGAGATAGTTTGTTAGTGGAGGAATATCTTTGTTCTTGGCCAGATTCTTAG
- a CDS encoding helix-turn-helix domain-containing protein: MKPYSLDLRQKIIETYEENNLSQRELAKRFRVALSFIQKLIKQWRETGNLNPRPHGGGQKLKLKSDEIILLGDLVQEKKDATLDELRKQIEEKTQTVVSNSTISRILKRLNLTQKKKAYTLGKETRKECKN, translated from the coding sequence ATGAAGCCCTATTCTTTAGACTTGCGACAAAAGATCATCGAGACCTACGAGGAGAATAACCTCTCACAACGTGAGTTAGCCAAAAGATTTAGAGTAGCTTTAAGCTTTATCCAGAAACTAATCAAGCAGTGGCGTGAAACAGGAAATCTAAATCCCCGACCGCATGGTGGAGGACAAAAACTCAAGCTTAAGAGCGACGAAATTATCTTGCTGGGCGATTTAGTCCAAGAAAAGAAAGATGCCACCTTAGACGAGTTAAGAAAACAAATTGAGGAAAAAACACAGACGGTGGTGAGTAACTCAACAATCAGTAGAATTTTAAAACGGCTAAATTTAACTCAAAAAAAAAAAGCTTACACCCTAGGGAAAGAGACACGGAAAGAGTGCAAAAATTAA
- a CDS encoding Rho termination factor N-terminal domain-containing protein translates to MMEYTDIGTLKYLYLDEIEITNGTDADSFLIEVTAKLLQQTGGRNWLPVIVKELSEDRYEVIGNSFVYAVAERAGLERIWCIIADGTEDARNISRVLAREETPKLNLSTASREEIKSALQFLIEQPNSPLKTVKLATATARIDEAPRQFWKSLDSIVALKCGITKGKGLDLLKTVFYLTPQPVIEEFSEETLKLKTVSELKTLAKEKGIVGLSKMKKAELVRILAQ, encoded by the coding sequence ATGATGGAATATACCGATATTGGTACTTTAAAGTATCTATACCTAGATGAAATAGAAATTACCAATGGGACCGATGCTGATAGTTTTTTAATTGAAGTTACTGCCAAACTATTACAGCAGACAGGTGGACGCAATTGGCTGCCTGTAATCGTCAAAGAATTATCAGAGGATCGCTATGAAGTTATCGGCAACTCATTTGTTTATGCTGTGGCTGAAAGGGCTGGACTAGAAAGAATTTGGTGTATTATTGCCGATGGAACAGAAGATGCTAGGAATATATCCAGAGTTTTGGCAAGAGAAGAAACCCCAAAACTAAATCTTTCAACAGCTTCAAGAGAAGAAATTAAATCTGCTTTACAGTTCTTAATTGAACAACCGAATAGCCCCCTAAAAACAGTTAAATTAGCTACTGCTACTGCTAGGATTGATGAGGCTCCCCGTCAATTCTGGAAGAGTTTAGACTCAATTGTTGCCCTCAAGTGTGGAATTACAAAAGGGAAGGGATTAGATTTACTCAAAACTGTCTTTTATCTCACTCCTCAACCAGTGATTGAGGAATTTTCAGAAGAAACTCTCAAACTCAAGACTGTTTCTGAATTAAAGACTCTAGCCAAAGAAAAGGGAATCGTTGGTTTAAGCAAGATGAAGAAAGCAGAGCTAGTCAGAATATTAGCGCAATAA
- a CDS encoding MotA/TolQ/ExbB proton channel family protein, translating into MWPLLFLSILALSTIIERIWFWSRTLLSEGQILNRIMESAIRNWDLATKVARDSRNHPIGSYLYAPLRLENPDPEVFHFALESAADEQLSLMKRGDKILEAVIALSPLLGLLGTVLGLITSLANIQLSDLGTSSTAGVTLGISEALISTATGLIVAIFSLAFYRIFQGLWFNQARIFRKAGSDLEIIYRQRWLDGEDQQYALSANLEKPLDR; encoded by the coding sequence ATGTGGCCGCTGCTTTTTCTGTCTATTTTAGCTCTTAGCACTATTATCGAACGAATTTGGTTTTGGAGTCGCACCCTCCTCAGTGAAGGCCAGATTTTAAACCGGATTATGGAATCGGCCATCCGTAATTGGGATTTGGCGACAAAAGTCGCCAGAGATTCCCGCAATCATCCCATTGGTAGTTATCTTTATGCACCTCTTCGCTTAGAAAATCCAGATCCAGAGGTTTTTCACTTTGCCCTCGAATCGGCTGCCGATGAACAGTTATCCCTAATGAAACGGGGCGATAAAATCCTTGAGGCAGTCATCGCCCTTTCCCCCCTGTTAGGATTATTAGGGACGGTACTCGGTTTAATTACCTCTTTGGCCAATATTCAATTAAGTGACCTGGGAACTTCCTCTACAGCTGGGGTAACTTTAGGTATTAGTGAAGCTTTAATTTCCACCGCTACCGGCTTAATTGTCGCTATTTTTAGCCTCGCTTTCTATCGCATTTTTCAGGGACTCTGGTTCAATCAAGCTAGAATTTTTCGCAAGGCCGGCAGTGATTTAGAAATTATCTACCGTCAACGTTGGCTAGATGGAGAAGACCAACAATACGCCCTCAGTGCTAACCTAGAAAAACCGCTCGATCGCTAA
- a CDS encoding AAA family ATPase, giving the protein MKDNTPKVKSLKSYLQHLPQSASEAIVSTNFAPYLISYLGFSTTEIIPQYDTGGGGITDFATRRNLGNDIFLQTKSNPFLLIELKGREINLTENSPKYASTVNQLKRQLLGTNCKASQWGIITNSLHIQLFRKHGKTIFPATTCIQLTPDNIDDTIALIKTKIDKTPKALTVTVYNNKGGVGKTTTTINLAAILAFLGKKVLVLDFDFNQRDLTSSLLNIKPQNGLLEKALTDKNIDLKSVIIPYIFKNTKLQITFDVVPADPKIAGLTEFEYHSKMKISTLHRKLDLARYEYDYIFIDAAPNWRFTSQLAVYAADVVLLPTKHNNSFSLNNAATAIKEFLPEMQKSKKDGTPIALPIFFNGEKITQPQLQLAQKEINQILKNDKNLVPYFYPKLAPAKKDLHIHHLPEYAIIASAAFERVPAVYKHISVYYYYQDLAKEYFLQ; this is encoded by the coding sequence ATGAAAGATAACACCCCCAAAGTAAAAAGTCTCAAATCTTATCTTCAGCATTTGCCTCAAAGTGCGTCTGAAGCGATTGTTAGCACAAACTTTGCACCTTACCTGATATCATATTTAGGATTTTCAACCACGGAGATAATTCCACAGTACGACACGGGAGGCGGTGGGATTACCGACTTTGCCACTCGGAGAAACCTAGGAAACGATATTTTTTTACAGACAAAGAGTAATCCTTTTCTGCTGATAGAGTTAAAGGGTAGAGAGATTAACCTAACTGAAAATAGTCCAAAGTATGCGTCAACTGTCAATCAGTTAAAGCGTCAGTTATTAGGGACTAACTGTAAAGCATCCCAATGGGGAATTATCACTAATAGTTTACACATCCAGTTATTTAGAAAACACGGTAAAACAATTTTTCCTGCTACTACTTGCATACAGCTAACCCCTGATAACATTGATGATACTATAGCTCTGATCAAGACAAAAATTGACAAGACTCCCAAAGCATTAACGGTTACTGTTTACAATAATAAAGGCGGTGTAGGCAAAACCACCACAACCATAAATCTTGCGGCTATTCTTGCTTTTTTAGGTAAAAAAGTTTTAGTTTTAGACTTTGATTTTAATCAACGAGATTTAACTAGCTCTCTCCTAAATATAAAACCACAAAATGGACTACTAGAAAAGGCTTTAACTGATAAGAATATTGATCTAAAATCAGTGATTATTCCTTATATTTTTAAAAATACAAAACTCCAAATCACCTTCGATGTTGTTCCTGCTGATCCTAAAATAGCAGGGCTGACGGAATTTGAATATCATTCTAAAATGAAAATATCCACTCTCCATAGAAAATTAGACTTAGCTAGATATGAATATGATTACATCTTTATAGATGCAGCTCCCAATTGGCGATTTACTAGCCAGCTGGCTGTTTATGCTGCCGATGTTGTCCTCTTACCCACAAAACATAACAATTCATTCTCCCTTAATAATGCAGCCACTGCCATCAAGGAGTTTCTGCCGGAAATGCAAAAATCAAAAAAAGATGGGACTCCCATAGCCTTACCAATTTTTTTCAACGGTGAGAAGATTACTCAACCACAGTTACAGCTTGCCCAAAAAGAAATTAATCAAATACTAAAAAATGACAAAAACCTTGTACCCTATTTTTATCCCAAACTCGCTCCTGCCAAAAAAGATTTACATATTCACCACCTGCCAGAATACGCTATTATAGCCAGTGCTGCTTTTGAGCGCGTGCCTGCCGTTTATAAACATATTTCCGTTTATTACTACTACCAAGACTTAGCAAAGGAGTATTTTTTACAATGA
- a CDS encoding F0F1 ATP synthase subunit gamma: MPNLKAIRDQIQSVKNTKKITEAMRLVAAAKVRRAQEQVLCTRPFADALAQVLYNLQGRLAFSDVNLPLLAQREVKTVALLVVTGDRGLCGGYNTNVIRRAEQRMNELKEQGINYQLVIAGRKAAQYFERRNAPIAAKFINLEQIPTADEAGTIGDELLSLFLSETVDRVELVYTRFISLISATPVIQTLLPLTTQGLAVQDDEIFRLVTKEGKFKVQREKMASQPAQVFPQDMIFEQNPVQILDSLLPLYLNNQLLRALQESAASELAARMTAMSNASENASELIGTLSRTYNKARQAAITQELLEVVAGANAL; this comes from the coding sequence ATGCCTAATCTCAAAGCGATTCGCGACCAAATTCAATCGGTCAAAAATACCAAAAAAATTACTGAGGCCATGCGTCTGGTGGCGGCAGCAAAAGTGCGCCGCGCCCAAGAACAAGTTCTCTGTACCCGTCCTTTTGCCGATGCCCTCGCTCAGGTACTTTATAATCTTCAAGGTCGTTTAGCCTTTAGTGATGTTAATTTACCCCTGCTGGCCCAACGGGAAGTAAAAACCGTGGCTCTGTTGGTAGTCACAGGAGATCGAGGCCTTTGTGGCGGTTATAATACTAACGTCATCCGTCGTGCCGAACAACGGATGAATGAATTAAAAGAGCAAGGGATTAACTATCAATTAGTTATTGCCGGCCGGAAAGCGGCACAGTATTTCGAGCGCCGCAATGCTCCCATTGCCGCTAAATTTATTAACCTCGAACAGATTCCCACTGCTGATGAAGCTGGCACTATTGGGGATGAATTGCTTTCCTTATTTTTATCGGAAACAGTTGATCGCGTCGAGTTGGTTTATACTCGTTTTATCTCCTTGATCAGTGCCACTCCGGTGATTCAAACCCTGTTACCTTTAACTACCCAAGGTTTAGCGGTACAGGATGACGAGATTTTCCGTTTGGTGACTAAAGAGGGAAAATTTAAGGTACAACGGGAAAAAATGGCCAGCCAACCAGCGCAGGTTTTTCCCCAAGACATGATTTTTGAGCAGAATCCGGTCCAAATCCTGGATTCTCTCCTACCTTTGTACTTAAATAACCAATTACTGCGCGCCCTCCAGGAATCGGCAGCTAGTGAATTAGCAGCCCGGATGACGGCGATGAGTAACGCCAGCGAGAACGCCAGCGAGTTAATTGGGACTTTAAGCCGTACCTACAACAAAGCGCGTCAAGCCGCTATTACCCAAGAATTGTTAGAAGTAGTAGCGGGGGCAAACGCTCTCTAG
- a CDS encoding ExbD/TolR family protein, whose protein sequence is MAETKIQQPKTTKSSHITARPLKLWHDQHRIQEDVQVNIIPLIDVIFCILTFFILGAVGLSRQQAISLDLPKASTATTPMREMLVVSLDDFGQLYVEKQMVTRPQLFEAIKNYHQYSPNGLMVLNASRNASYNEVVGVLDLLRQVGGDRVALATLSGEANNPTLENSNPLPNLPTNPTSPGLPNPLGRN, encoded by the coding sequence ATGGCCGAAACTAAAATCCAGCAACCCAAAACAACAAAAAGCAGCCATATTACGGCTCGTCCCCTGAAATTATGGCATGATCAACACCGCATTCAAGAGGATGTGCAGGTTAATATCATTCCTCTGATCGATGTAATTTTCTGTATTCTCACTTTCTTTATTCTCGGTGCAGTGGGATTATCTCGGCAACAGGCGATCAGCCTCGATTTACCGAAAGCTAGTACCGCCACCACCCCGATGCGGGAAATGTTGGTGGTTAGTCTCGATGATTTCGGACAACTCTACGTCGAAAAGCAGATGGTGACTCGCCCCCAGTTATTCGAGGCAATCAAGAATTATCATCAATATAGTCCCAATGGACTGATGGTACTGAATGCCTCCAGAAATGCCAGTTATAACGAAGTGGTAGGGGTTTTAGACCTGCTGCGACAGGTGGGCGGCGATCGCGTGGCTTTAGCGACTCTATCGGGGGAGGCTAACAATCCCACCCTGGAAAATAGCAATCCTTTGCCCAATTTGCCGACTAATCCCACCTCACCCGGTTTACCCAATCCTCTGGGCAGAAATTAA